The DNA segment CGGCTGCTGCTGGACGCGCTGTGCGGGGCGGGCCTGCTGGAGCCGGCCGGTGACGCGTTCCGGCTGGTGCCGGGTGCCGAGCGGCTGCTGGTCACCTCCAGCAAGGAGTACTTCGGCGGCAACGTCAACGTCGCCGGCAGCCGCTGGGAGTGGGACATCATGCGCTCCCTCCCCGACGTCGTCCGCAAGGGCGGTCCGGTCGCCGACGCCGAAGCGGAGCGGCCCGGGCTTCCGTTCTGGACCGACTTCGCCACCCATCTCACCGGCCTCACCCGGGCCGGTGCCGCACACGTCGCCGATGTCCTGGAACCCTGGGCGGCCGGACGGGACGGACTGCGGGTACTGGACGTCGGCTGCGGGCACGGCCTGTTCGGGCTCACCCTCGCGGGCCGTCGGCCGGCGGGGCACGTGTGGTGCCAGGACTGGCCCGAGGTGCTCGAAGTGGCCGCGCGGCACGCCCGGCGGCAGGGGCTCGGGGACCGGGCCTCCTATCTGCCGGGCGACGCCTTCGAGGTGCCGCTCGACGGCCCGTACGACGTGATCGTGCTGGCCAACTTCCTGCTGATGTTCTCCTACGACCGGTGCGTCGGCCTGCTGCGCCGTCTCACCCCGGCCCTGGCCCCCGGGGGGCGCGTGGTCATCGCCGGCTTCACCACCGGCGACGCCGACCCGCGCCAGGAGTACCACGCGCAGATGCTCGGCCTGCTGATGCTGGCGACCACCGAGGGCGGCGAAACGCACTCCGCTCACGCCTACGCGTCGATGCTCGCCGAGGCCGGCCTGACGTCCGTGCGGACGCACCCGCACGACCGCCTTCCCGTGCGGGTGGTCGAGGGCGAGCACCCCTGAGCCGGGCACCGGTGGCCCTCCGTCCCGTTCCTGTTCACCGCAGACCGGATTCCCTCTCTTCCCCAGACCGAAAGGCACCCGCGCCCATGTCCGCATCCGCGTCCACTCCCGCCACCCGGCCACCGGGCCGGCTCGCCCACCGCATCACCGTCATGGCGCCCCCGGAGGTGGTGTACGACCTCGTCGCCGACAACGCGCACACCCCGCGGCTCTCCCCCACCGTCGTGCACATCGAGCGTCTGGAGGGCGACAGCCATCACGATGTGATCCAGCGGTGGGTCATCGACGGCGGCACGCCTCGCACCTGGCAGGTGGCGCGCACCCTCGACGCGGACGCCGGCCGGATCTCCTTCGACCAGCTCGCCGCCGCTCCTCCGGTGGCCTCCATGCACGGCGAGTGGTCGATCCGGGCCGGTGCCGACGGCGGTACGGACGTGGAACTGAGCCATGCCTGGACCCTCACCGTCAACGACGCGGAGGCCGCGGAGCAGATGGTGCGGCGCATGGACACGGGGATCGGCAAGCAGCTGCGCGGGCTGAAACGGTTCGCGGAACAGCTGGACGCCCTCACGGAGCACGAGTTCACGCAGGAGACCTCGGTGTTCGTGCCGGCCTCGCCGCTCGAGGCCGTCGACGCCCTGTGGGGCCCGGCCCACCGGCCCGGGAGACTGTCCGGTTCCGCGTCGGCGACCGTGGTGGCCGAGGCCGAGCGCTGCCGGTCCGTCGACCTGCGCACGGCGCCGGGCGGGCCCGC comes from the Streptomyces sp. SUK 48 genome and includes:
- a CDS encoding aromatase/cyclase, with the translated sequence MSASASTPATRPPGRLAHRITVMAPPEVVYDLVADNAHTPRLSPTVVHIERLEGDSHHDVIQRWVIDGGTPRTWQVARTLDADAGRISFDQLAAAPPVASMHGEWSIRAGADGGTDVELSHAWTLTVNDAEAAEQMVRRMDTGIGKQLRGLKRFAEQLDALTEHEFTQETSVFVPASPLEAVDALWGPAHRPGRLSGSASATVVAEAERCRSVDLRTAPGGPALRRCYVRPVDTVIVWKQTEGLPAYCRSVRGEVRARPAAGGSTVSVRRTDSLVPDALAGLPAAAVAERLAEVRTGAGVDPFAGSHG
- a CDS encoding class I SAM-dependent methyltransferase, whose product is MADTNAELTRERLLGMMTGFKATYLLRTALELGIFDCFAHGPADAGRVAHAVSADPRAVRLLLDALCGAGLLEPAGDAFRLVPGAERLLVTSSKEYFGGNVNVAGSRWEWDIMRSLPDVVRKGGPVADAEAERPGLPFWTDFATHLTGLTRAGAAHVADVLEPWAAGRDGLRVLDVGCGHGLFGLTLAGRRPAGHVWCQDWPEVLEVAARHARRQGLGDRASYLPGDAFEVPLDGPYDVIVLANFLLMFSYDRCVGLLRRLTPALAPGGRVVIAGFTTGDADPRQEYHAQMLGLLMLATTEGGETHSAHAYASMLAEAGLTSVRTHPHDRLPVRVVEGEHP